A region of Anopheles merus strain MAF chromosome 2R, AmerM5.1, whole genome shotgun sequence DNA encodes the following proteins:
- the LOC121587873 gene encoding U3 small nucleolar ribonucleoprotein protein IMP4 — protein MLRRQARLRREYLFRKAVENKHKTIQDKKERIKRSLEEHIPIHGDLKKDALALQEKLKWTDEGPKRAAEIGGISGGANTADSKDDEYRYAGCEDPKIMITTSRDPSSRLIQFVKELRLIFPNAQRMNRGNFEMKQLVHACRANNVTDFIVVHEHSGVPDNLVICHLPYGPTASFNISGVVMRHDIPDIGTMSEQKPHLIFHNFKTKLAERTMSILRYLFPVPKEDSKRVMTFANHDDFISFRHHTFRMVDKQLELTECGPRFQLKLYQIKLGTVDELDAADTEWVYRPYMNTAAKRRFLSDDDGWQEDGATQG, from the coding sequence ATGCTTCGTCGGCAGGCGCGTTTACGCCGAGAGTATCTTTTCCGAAAGGCAgttgaaaacaaacacaaaaccataCAGGACAAGAAGGAACGCATTAAACGTTCGCTTGAGGAGCACATACCGATACACGGCGATCTCAAAAAGGATGCATTAGCGCTGCAGGAAAAGCTTAAGTGGACCGACGAGGGTCCCAAACGGGCTGCCGAAATCGGAGGCATCAGCGGTGGAGCAAACACGGCAGATTCCAAGGACGACGAGTACCGGTACGCCGGCTGCGAGGATCCGAAGATCATGATCACAACGTCACGCGATCCCTCCTCCCGCCTGATACAGTTCGTGAAGGAGCTGCGGCTCATCTTTCCCAACGCGCAGCGAATGAACCGCGGTAACTTCGAAATGAAGCAGCTCGTGCACGCCTGCCGGGCAAACAACGTGACGGATTTCATCGTGGTGCACGAGCACAGCGGCGTACCGGACAACCTCGTAATCTGCCATCTGCCGTACGGGCCGACGGCAAGCTTCAACATTTCCGGGGTGGTAATGCGCCACGACATTCCGGACATTGGTACGATGAGCGAGCAGAAGCCGCACCTGATCTTCCACAACTTCAAAACGAAGCTGGCCGAACGAACGATGTCCATCCTGCGGTATCTGTTCCCGGTGCCGAAGGAAGACTCGAAGCGCGTCATGACGTTCGCTAATCATGACGATTTTATCAGCTTCCGGCATCACACCTTCCGCATGGTGGACAAGCAGCTGGAGCTGACGGAGTGTGGGCCGCGCTTCCAGCTGAAGCTGTACCAGATCAAGCTCGGCACGGTGGACGAGCTGGACGCGGCCGACACGGAGTGGGTATATAGACCGTACATGAACACGGCAGCAAAGCGGCGCTTCCTCTCGGACGATGATGGTTGGCAGGAAGATGGTGCAACGCAAGGATAG